From Delphinus delphis chromosome X, mDelDel1.2, whole genome shotgun sequence, a single genomic window includes:
- the LOC132418899 gene encoding protein BEX1 — protein sequence MASKEEQAVKNLYMENANQENENKDEKGQDANKGEPFALPLEAGEYCVPRGNRRRFRVRQPILQYRWDMTQRLEEPQARMREENMERIGEEVRQLMEKLREKQLSHSLRAVSTDPPHHDHHDEFCLMP from the coding sequence ATGGCGTCCAAAGAGGAACAAGCAGTAAAAAATCTCTACATGGAAAATGCCAACCAGGAGAATGAAAACAAGGATGAAAAGGGGCAGGATGCTAATAAAGGAGAGCCTTTCGCCCTCCCTTTGGAAGCTGGTGAATATTGTGTACCTAGAGGAAATCGTAGGAGGTTCCGTGTTAGGCAGCCCATCCTGCAGTATAGATGGGACATGACTCAGAGGCTTGAAGAGCCACAGGCAAGGATGAGAGAAGAGAATATGGAAAGGATtggggaggaggtgaggcagCTGATGGAAAAGCTGAGGGAAAAGCAGTTGAGTCATAGTCTGCGGGCAGTTAGCACTGACCCCCCTCACCATGACCATCATGATGAGTTTTGCCTTATGCCTTGA